The nucleotide window CTTGACAAACAGATGCTCTTTGAAGACTGCTCCTCTCTTCACAGCAAAAAATATAGCCTGCAGCCTTGGTAAAGAAATATTGAATGTCAAGGACGTCAACACATATTCGTCCAATAGCTTGCATTTCTACTCCCTTTATGTAATGGTTTGGAATGGTGGACTGTCCCTCAAATAGACAAGATTGTGGTTTGTAGATTGTAAATTGAGATGAAAGCCTAGCGGGGTGTCCTCCACAGACAAGTTAAATAATTGGGAGCTTCAGTCTCCATTGTGTATCATACCATATCCTTAGTTTATGTTTAGAAATTCACTGGGGATGACAGATTACCAGGATAGAAAGAATTCCTTTGAACTGTTTTAATTTTTGTATTATTCCTGCCTTACTTCTGACCTTGTTTTTATATTGTTGTTGAATGATCTGTTCACATGAACCTAGGCACTGGTTCATAATCTGGAAAGTGGAAACAATAAAACAGTATTGACAAACATAATGTAGGGTAGATGACATGTTAGGCCAAGATGGACACCAACTGCGTGTGCCGTGTTAAAGTTtagttaaaggtgcagtcagacatttttatgtaatttcaaGCCAATGAACTTTTTCTGTCACATTCAGCCATTCTCCTCATGACGTCTAACTGCCAATTCTGTGAGtactgtaaaacaaaaaaaaatacttggcCTCTGTTGGTTGGCAGCCCAGGCTCTGAAAACTGGAGACAAACAAAGTTGGGGCAGCGTGTcccataacaaaaacaaaaccttgCTTgaagtttctctgggaatactgagaATAGTGGTGTGCTACATCTCATGTTCAATTTGGCCCTTAATTCATAAttaatgtgtgttgttttggacaaaagtgccaataaatttgaatataaacacaaacacaaaacaaacttgACCTCCTGCAAAATCTCTGACATCTTTAAGTTGCAATTTGACACAATCACCCAATACTTTGTTGTGCATCATGAATTAGACCCAGTGTTTGACCAATGAATTATATGCACCATTGCTGGCTCCAGAACACAGCCATAGCCAGCACATTATCTCCCATCTATCCCTGCTCCAAACACATCTGATTGATGTCTGTGTAGATACTGTGCTGATAAACCAGGCGTATTTGTCTAATCAAGAGTGTCACTGATGAGGTATGTCAGAgcaagatggtggtggtgatccaAGAACAGCCCTATTAAAACgaatttaaagcaacacaaggCAGTTCCTTTAACTTAAATAATTGCTTCAAATTCATGCTAATGCTGCACTGATTCATAATACAAAGATTGAAGTCTCTGACATTGCCAACACTTGATATTGGAGAATGTAACACTGTTGATTCGGTAGAACCCTTTATAAAGGTGGTGTATATCAATTAATATTGGACAGTGTTTTTGTAGATATACAAGCcaatcacacactgacatctCGAGTTTGACTTGTGTAGACACAAGCAACTTGGCCTTTGCAAAGGTCTGTGCTCTCTTCATGCCCTAACATTTCTCTTTGTATTGCCATTTAAATTAAATCATTAAAATGTATTATACTGAACACAAAGTGTACAGAGAattctttgtttatttatttgcatatAAATCCAAACCCCGCAGAACATTTCATTGTAGCCTAATGCTCAATTAATCATCTGACTCTTCCTAAAACCCTTCACAAAAATGTAGGTTGTAATGGAGTTGTAagctaacctgactctcgccagatccttgtagtgcgcttgtgtggagctcagcgaaacgcctctggtggagcatggcggaactacaagggtctggcgagagtcaggctaattaAATTGTAAGCAGGGATTCATAAGATTTCCATTCCCACTTAACTTTCCTTGTTAGGAGCCTTGCAATATTACAAAAGCCAGGAAACTCAAACTGTTTTATGAGAACAACAAGCCACTGATTTCATCAATAAATAGGCCAATCTGTGATTTTAACCTGACAGCTACCATGTAAACTGCTTTAGATTCACCTGCTTGTTTGTCTTTAAAGCAAacaggaaagaagaagaggaaatcTGGAATGCTAAAGAAATCTAGAGGACTACATAATAGTTATCCAAAGCACTGACTGTAACGCTGGAATAGCAGTGAATTGTGGCAAAGGGCCTGCATTCTCAGACAATCTAATTCGTTTCACACAATTTAGCAGCACAATTCTGATACATTTCCGCAGTTACAGTGGAACATGAAACCTCTGTAGCACAATGATCAGGTAGACtctgctataggcctacttcaacATGTTGAGCagtatcttcacacacacacattttgctacATCAGCAAAGAAATAATGAGAAAAACACTTTGCCTACAGTCTAAGGACACGGACATCtttatgtttaaaaataaagaacATTTTGTTGCTGTCACTAGATGTCAATAAAGTTATATGCAGGTTGGTGCCCTCCATCCTTGATAAAAGCTTAGATCAAGTTTCCATCAGTCGCCACGGGAAGGCGTCATTTCCCCCAATTTAGACCGATAAGCCTATTCATTTAAATGACAACCGTAAACATAGCTTGGAAGAGTCGCTTGTTTGGGTTAGGCTACTTTGGCTTTCAAATTGGCCTAGGAGTGTTGCCTTTCTTTACATAAGATGATTGTGCCAGGCAACAAGTGTAAAGCCGCTACTTTACCTTATAAAGTTCTGGAAGTGTTTGGATGACTTGACGCAAACCAAATGGACCACACTGTTGCTAATCTCTGGGCTATTAGTGTATTTATGCTGTTCTTAAATTCGTAAATCAAGTTGAAAAGTAACCTTTACACAACGCTAAATTACACTGTCCTTGATCACGTGTGCAGCATTTGACCTTTAACTTCCGCTCTACCAAACTACAGGAAGGAAAGTGGACGCTTGCGCGTATTTGATTGGACAGGCTGACGGGGAGTTTGTAGACGGCTGCTGTGATTGGTCAAGTTACTGGAGTCACTGCAGACTGCACTACACTGTCCTCCAACGTGTTGTATCACTGATCATGGCGAGCTGGTGTGTACGTGCTGTTAGACAGAGCTACACTATTGTAGCATCTCCTTCACTCGTCAGGTAACGTTAAGAATACTTCTGAAATGAAGTTTCAGTTCTTTCTCGTGTGATTTATCTTGCTTCTGTTGTCAGTGAAGTTCTGCTCGAATACCACTTTCGTAATTTTAGCGACAGCCGGAGTCGGGTCACATGCAGACAACGTTAACTAACGTTGGTAGCTAACGTTGCCTCCGTTTTGCTACGGTTTATATAAACGTTATGTCTAATCTTGTGTCATGTGCTAATCCCTCGTTTTAGCCGTAAATTCACTTGTTAAGTGATTTACATACTCAGTCCAGTAGTTCATCGAATTATGTCACACAATTTCAGCttgttagcatgctagcatCCCTTACAACACCCAGGAGTTCAAAGTAGCGTCAACTATTATGACAATTTGCTGAGACCTATTCAGATGATGTAACTTTATCTTGGCAGTAACGTTCATACAGGCTGTATTAACCTCTCACTTGAACACTGTGCTGAAATTTTAAGCCAGTCATGACGTTAGCAGCTACTCTACTTTATGGTACGTGATGTTCTGTATCAGTTAGCTAGACGCATGTTAATAATAATCAGTAGTTACGTAGGGCAGGGCTTTTGAAAGTGCCGTTCATGTGACCTTCTCGACCTCGACTCCTTATTGGTAGGTAATGTTGCCGTGAAGTTTCAAATGTTCGAGTAGTGTCTGCAGTTCATAGTGGTCTGGTTGCTGTCAAGGTTAAATTGCTAGTGAGCGTTCCCCACAGCCAAAGACTGACGACACAGCAGGAAATGCGGCATAACAGTATGGGTGACCAGTCTAGACTGATGTCTAATTGACGTAAACTtcagtgttgtttgttttgtttgtgttgttgtatgACCACTTGGGACCTAAACACTGGGACCCTATTCTGACTGTGCACTTCATACTACACTTGTATTGTTATTCCATATTGACCATGACACATGTTCGCTGCTCCCTTCCACATCCCGATAACCTGTGTCCTGTATTCTGTCATAGGGCAACTCCAAGGCTACTATGCACAGCAGCCCACCAGAAGAGCCcgggctctggctctggctcggAGGAAGATAGTGGAGCACAGAAGCCTGAGCAGAGTCCAGCAGAGAAGGCTCTGACGGAGGAGAAGGCACAACTGGAGGAGCAGGTCAAAGAACTCACAGTGAGTGGGAACTTtcacatacattacattacatttggctgacaccttttaaccaaagcgactaacATGGTTACATggacatggtaaaaacattcaagctttttagagcacttctaacaacaaattaaaaatgtcCTGTTGTGGAAAGGTTGGGATACGGAATATTTGTGCACGTGTCCATGGAATCCATGGTGCATTTAGTTGCACTCATTGTTTGTTTTCCCATACCATTTGTCATGTTACTGTTGTACCTTTGTGGTAGACATGGGCCAACCACTGCTCTTAAACAACCTTACACATAATAAAATAGTGATGGTCTAAGTTACTGATGAGTTACACAGTAGTGTACAGTACCAGATAGTACAGAAACAAACAAGGGCCCTAATATTTTCCATTGAATTGAGATATTAGGAAAATTCTTGCCTCAATTCAGTGCTTCAGTAGTTAGTCACAGTAGACATGGTAAGGGTAGGGGAGGCATTGGTCAGTTGGTTTTGTACTGCTCTGCCATGACACTTCCAGAAATATtgaaaatgtacattttgttGGTCAGGACAAATACAAGCGGGCACTGGCAGACACAGAGAACCTGAGACGCAGGAGTCAGAAGATGGTGGAAGATGCAAAGCAGTTTGGTGAGTATTTACAGCGAGGAAAGTGAAAGGGCGTAAGTCCCAGGCCAGGTCACTCTATACCTTGCTCTGTTGGTCTTCTATGGCTCCTAATGCAGCACAGAGATAAAATACTCACCTTAAGACGAGTGAAAGTCAGATTTTGATATTAAACAGGTCACCTACAAGAGTTTTGCAGTTCTGAGGAGAAATGCCTGACCCTTAGCCTGGCTGACACTAAAAAAACACTTCCTAATTGAGTATAGGTCTGGACGGCTCTTGTGTTCATTTGAGACTTCCGAGGAATGTCTTTTATTGAAAAcccccccatgttcatgcccccagagtgtagcactgtagctgcagcaactcaagctactCGGTGACCTGGAGAAACAGAGCTATGTGCAATATCGCTGTACAGTAATTCTCCTTTAACAGCTGATGACATccacacttaaagggatattccggagtgaaatgcactttagataattttttcggactattgggagtacatacgttgagttgacaccaaaatcatgtcattcggatgtattttgagaaagttcgagttcaccgtttttagccaaaactcgttaccctggaagtgacccgggcatgccctttcgccgctacaaaacgctatttttatacctcttctactgttccaaacaacactacacttacgtggtagtgagtagaggttccctaaagccaaaccgaagtatccccacgtctttatgtggtcggatagagagtccagaatgaatttaaagtcagtacctttccggaaatgtcgctgctgcagctggcaacgcttcaacaacactttattaacatttccagaaaggtacggtttggctttagggaccctactcactaccacgtaagtgtggtgttgtttggaacagtagaagaggtataaaaatagcgttttgtagcggcgaaaggacatgcccgggtcacttccaggctaacgagttttggctaaaaaccgtgaactcgaactttctcaaaatacatccgaatgacatgattttggtgtcaactcaacgtatgtactcccaatagtctgaaaaattgatctaaagtgcatttcactccggattatcccttttaAACTATACTGATAACATAAATAACAATATCATTGGGGATCTGCAAATGTTCAGGGTTAGTGGCGTGTTCagtcctctttcttcttttgaTGCTGCTTTTTGTTGGGTGCTCTTTGGTCCAAGGTAAATAATTTGTgtaagaaaagggaaaaaaaatcctccacgaccaaggcactccagaggtttaaaatgtctttattttgaaactgacATGTCCAACAAGGACCTAAAAATGCTCACGCGTTGCGGCTGGGGCCttcattcattaacacgaggagagactttcctTATCGATGGTTAGTGTGCACACTTATCagtgtgtgaatggccctttgcTGTTTTGCATCCCTGCATAGACTTTGAAAGTGTGCCAGTGGTGGTATTCatttggtgtgtttttttcccctccaggcATCCAGGGCTTCTGTAAAGATCTTCTAGAGGTGGCAGACATCTTGGAGAAGGCAACAGAGTGTGTGCCTAAGGAGGAGGTTACATCACAGAACCCTCACTTGAAGAACCTGTACGACGGGCTGGTCATGACCGAGGTCCAGATGCAGAAGGTCTTCACCAAACACGGCTTGGTCAAGCTCAACCCTGAGGGCCAGAAGTTCGACCCCTACGAGCACGAAGCTCTCTTCCAAGCACCTGTCCCGGGCAAGGAGCCGGGCACTGTTGCGGCGGTCACCAAAATCGGCTACAAGCTGCATGGACGCACCCTCCGACCAGCTTTGGTGGGCGTGGTCCAGGCTCCCTAGGCCCTGGGGGATTGGTGCCGTGGCAACGTCCTGTTACCTGGGCAACAGATCTGTTTGGGCTCTTGAAGGTGGGGCATTATATGAGAGCCCTTTAAATGGTGCCTGAAAGCGagatggaaaaaaacatttaaaacacagGATCAAACTGACAGCAAATCTCTGGACCTCACCTAGTGATGAAGAGTTaatgttaaaagaaacaaataggGAGGGCGGAAACTAGCACTTCATGTCAATCAGGATGTCAGGCTAaacctccagctcctgctgtCATCTGTCAGTACAGTCAGAGTATACACTTGTTTTCGTCCAGTTTTCCAATAAGCTATACTTATGTTAATCATAAAAAATGCACCCATAATGTTATCAATCCTATACGTTGTGTATTATTGATGTCTAGTTGGGAGAACATCCTGGTCGAATAGAATGGAACTGTGATGAAGCCCATTATACAGCAACAGAAACATTGAAATCTTACCAGTCACAGCAGATCAGTGCACCACATATAGTGACTTTAGTCTTTTATAGATGTATGGCAATTTGTCATAGGGTTCAGCTGTATCATATGCGCATTATGGCCATAATCTTGACACAAAGTTCATTTTAGGTCCTATTCTTATGGTCTCTTCAGATTTAAGTTTTGTTCAGAATTGCTCTTCACCTTTTCAAACTGTGAGAATGGCATTGTCCCATTGAGTGCACTGGGTTTATTCACATTGGCAGGTGGCATGTCATCATAGTATTTTACAAAGGATGTGTAAAGTTCAATGGAAACTTTtcataatgaataaataaataatataactCCTTGAAGGAGAGAGGCGGTCTTAGTTTTTGGACAGCATCGCTCAAGACCCATGGTTTGTCTCTAGGCCATGAGACTTGACGAGCACACCTTTGACATCTCTCTTGCTGATAATGCAGATGTGAATCCAAAAGCTAAATTCTGGAGTACCTGCTTATTCGTTCAAAATGTATGTGAAATGCTTGTTTCTGTTGTCCAGGCAGTTATATCATAATGTAAGATTACAAAGTTGGATGAATAACAGCCCTCAGGAAATCCCATAATAATTATTATGTTTTTCTGGACTTTTAGGTTTCACTCAGTTATGTTGCCTAGGAGATTAGAAATGTCATGGGGAAACTACCCCATGTTTCAATTCTTAGGGGTTAAGATTGATCTCAGAAAGGCATTGTGTTCCATTCGGTAAATAAACTTCCCTAACAAGTGATTACAGTTAAACTATGAGACATGAATGTTTGAAAATGAATCAAGGTCACAGGCCTTATCTGGAAAAAATTAGCATTGCAGTCCTTGTCTAAAAGTTTCAAAGCCATTCTGTCACCTTGAATCCCAAGGGTAAACCATCAGAAAGAAGACCGCTAGCCAACCTCAAATTTCATTTTCTGAAACCTATTATTTTTGCCATAACAACGCACAACCAGTTGTGTCTTCtacaaagatgtttttttttttcaggttcTGTTCAAATTACTATCATCCAACAACATACTCATTTCTTGTGGACTTCAAGCACTTCTCTACATTTCAGTCATGAGATAAACATATTTAACTATGAACATCACATTATTTGTAGCCACATCTGGTAACATTCCAAGAGACCTGAATGACAAATTTTCCTTCCTGTAAAATCTCAACCATTGGCCTCGCACTTCAAGTACCAGTACTTTATTGACACAACGCAAAGTCCCCAAAGTTCTGTAATGATTGCATTTTGATTCATATAATATCTTCCTTTTTTGAAGGTCTACACGTGACCATAACAAGGGACTACGTCTTCTGTTCCATGACTGGACTGtataaaaaaaattacatttgtATGCACATGTCATGAAAGTTGAAGTCTACTGAAATAAAATGTCAGAAATATCAAAACTTCTTTCCTGGCAATACTTTTTGCGCATGGAACATGTACAATAGCAATAGTAGTTCTATACAGTTTATGTGGTGTAACAATTACAATAACCCCAAATGATGTAAGAACAGTCAGACAGCAACATCAGaataaagtatgtgcactttaATACAAAACAAGAGGTTGACGCAAACAAATTGCAATGTGCAATCACAAAATGCAGGGCAGAGAACCAGCCCACATAACGGTCTCAACCACTAAACCTGCCTACCACTGCTGAGCATACTACAGGTACATAAAAACAACTCAACTGCATGCTAGGACAACATACAGAAAAAAAGCAACTTTGTAAATGCGTACATCGCACTCAGTTTTTTTTCCTTACAAAAGTTATAAAAACCGCTCTTGAAATAAAATACTTTACATTTCACAGGTCATTGTTTTGAATATCCCATTTCTTTCTCAAACATTTCAGTTCCAAAACATTATTTACATTCACTCAGATACTTCACAATACGTCCCactgaaataaaatgtacaaTTGTATACCCAATGTAAAAGACAGGATTGTAGAACAGAGGAAATTTTGCTAATAATTTGCATTTCCTATTTCTGCATCTGGCCTTGTAactgctgtaaaaaaaaaaaaaaaaagacctggTAAATGCCTACGAGACAAATATAGGATATGTTTGGTTTGAAGCATTTTCAAAGCAACTTTGATCATGTTTAGCTACTCTAGATTCCAACACACTAAACGTAAGATCAGCTCTGAAAAGTTTGGCATGATATTGACAACACACAACTATAGACATTTTGAACAGGATTATGGTTACGGAAGGTCTCCACACAAAGTCTTGATTAATAAAGGTACCTGATTTGGTCAGTTTTCCACTCTACAGAGATGTGACCATATTCAATCTGGAAGCACCGAGTCGATAGCAGTAATGTGACATCCTGCTTGACAACATGTTGTCTTTTTTAATGAATAACAGTTTCATTTTTGTCAGGAGTAATTGGACTGGTCAAGGTTCCTCCAGTGCTTGTGGTTAAGATATGGGAGCCAGCACACCAGCAAAGAGCAAATGAAGAGAAAGGCC belongs to Sardina pilchardus chromosome 16, fSarPil1.1, whole genome shotgun sequence and includes:
- the LOC134059823 gene encoding grpE protein homolog 1, mitochondrial-like codes for the protein MASWCVRAVRQSYTIVASPSLVRATPRLLCTAAHQKSPGSGSGSEEDSGAQKPEQSPAEKALTEEKAQLEEQVKELTDKYKRALADTENLRRRSQKMVEDAKQFGIQGFCKDLLEVADILEKATECVPKEEVTSQNPHLKNLYDGLVMTEVQMQKVFTKHGLVKLNPEGQKFDPYEHEALFQAPVPGKEPGTVAAVTKIGYKLHGRTLRPALVGVVQAP